From a region of the Mauremys mutica isolate MM-2020 ecotype Southern chromosome 12, ASM2049712v1, whole genome shotgun sequence genome:
- the LOC123345379 gene encoding C-type lectin domain family 2 member D-like: protein MYNGLDTCKEQQLDMPLNSNGDQERGKDPGYGFRKTRALKMIATVTVTVLILGLITTTAALAVRTAKPCLDCEDVPSCPDGWVGYRRQCYFFSEDERNWTASRSYCSSQGASLAGIDGGLEMMFLLRYKGSVYHWIGLRREPSQSWKWPNGTEFDNRFEVRGGGDCAYLNDIGVSSSNCETEKNWICAKPDRFGK, encoded by the exons ATGTACAATGGCCTGGATACCTGCAAGGAACAGCAGCTGGACATGCCCCTTAATAGCAATGGAGACCAAGAGCGAGGAAAGGACCCAG GTTACGGATTCAGGAAAACTAGAGCACTTAAAATGATTGCAACAGTCACAGTCACGGTCCTGATCTTGGGTTTAATCACTACCACAGCCGCCCTGGCAG TCAGAACCGCTAAACCGTGTTTGGATTGTGAGGACGTCCCATCGTGCCCGGATGGCTGGGTCGGCTACCGAAGACAGTGCTACTTCTTCTCCGAGGACGAAAGGAATTGGACCGCCAGCCGGAGTTACTGCTCTTCACAGGGCGCCTCCCTGGCGGGGATTGACGGTGGCCTGGAGATG ATGTTCCTTCTGCGGTACAAAGGCAGCGTTTACCATTGGATCGGCCTCAGAAGGGAGCCCAGCCAGTCTTGGAAGTGGCCCAACGGCACCGAATTTGACAATCG GTTCGAAGTAAGGGGAGGAGGAGACTGTGCGTATCTGAATGACATAGGCGTCAGCTCGTCAAACTGTGAGACGGAGAAGAACTGGATCTGTGCCAAACCTGATCGATTTGGGAAATGA